The following are encoded together in the Triticum dicoccoides isolate Atlit2015 ecotype Zavitan chromosome 6B, WEW_v2.0, whole genome shotgun sequence genome:
- the LOC119324347 gene encoding fatty acid desaturase 4, chloroplastic-like, protein MPAMYALTPRCTLPPHRRAPPPCRAASPTPAALARADPDELRSTWPQRAWTLAGSAAVLSSLSASASLAADSGSYAEPLAAALAAYTVADLATGVYHWLVDNYGDASTPLVGAQIAAFQGHHRHPSTITRREPCNNLHALARAVALALPAVEAAAAAAHAPAAAHAFAGTFAACVVLSQQFHAWAHEKRRRLPPGVEALQAAGVLVSRAQHAAHHLQPYSTNYCILSGVWNGVLDRHKVFEALEMVVFFRTGVRPRSWDETQAAWMEDTGSAAAVALTDSS, encoded by the coding sequence ATGCCAGCCATGTACGCGCTGACCCCCCGCTGCACCCTCCCGCCGCACCGCCGGGCGCCGCCGCCGTGCCGGGCGGCCTCGCCGACGCCGGCGGCGCTGGCCCGCGCCGACCCGGACGAGCTGCGGTCCACGTGGCCGCAGCGCGCGTGGACGCTGGCCGGCTCGGCGGCCGTCCTCTCCTCGCTGTCCGCgtccgcctccctcgccgctgactCCGGCTCCTACGCCGAGCCGCTCGCCGCCGCGCTCGCCGCCTACACCGTCGCCGACCTCGCCACGGGCGTCTACCACTGGCTCGTCGACAACTACGGGGACGCCTCCACGCCGCTCGTCGGCGCGCAGATCGCCGCCTTCCAGGGCCACCaccgccacccctccaccatcacgCGCCGGGAGCCCTGCAACAACCTGCACGCGCTGGCGCGCGCCGTGGCGCTCGCGCTCCCCGCCGTGGaggccgcggccgcggccgcccACGCGCCGGCCGCCGCGCACGCCTTCGCGGGCACCTTCGCGGCGTGCGTGGTGCTGAGCCAGCAGTTCCACGCGTGGGCGCACGAGAAGCGCCGCCGGCTGCCGCCCGGCGTCGAGGCGCTGCAGGCCGCCGGCGTGCTGGTGTCGCGCGCGCAGCACGCCGCGCACCACCTCCAGCCCTACAGCACCAACTACTGCATCCTCAGCGGCGTGTGGAACGGGGTGCTGGACAGGCACAAGGTGTTCGAGGCGCTGGAGATGGTCGTCTTCTTCCGCACCGGCGTCCGCCCGCGCTCATGGGACGAAACGCAGGCCGCCTGGATGGAGGACACcggcagcgccgccgccgtcgctctgACTGACAGTTCGTAA